From a region of the Hominilimicola fabiformis genome:
- the pheA gene encoding prephenate dehydratase → MLGYLGPNGTFSHQAAMEWSEGKEEIKEFSTIYSVILAVEKGEIDRAIVPIENSIDGSINTTLDTLAFDVDLYITGEYILHISENLMVKKGVKKEDIKIITSHPQPIGQCSKLLSHEFADVKIEFADSTASAAKRVKESDGSVACIGSPNSAKIYDLDILCHDCGDDANNSTRFVIIEKTPNKTVTGHDKSSIVFAIDNKPGSLYSAIELLAKSGINMTKIESRPMKKELGKYVFFIDIDGNIDDASIYFALDKVRQNTFFYKFLGSYNY, encoded by the coding sequence ATGTTAGGTTATCTTGGTCCGAACGGAACATTTTCACATCAGGCGGCTATGGAATGGTCTGAGGGTAAAGAAGAAATAAAGGAGTTTTCAACGATTTATTCTGTAATTTTGGCGGTTGAAAAAGGCGAAATTGACAGGGCAATCGTGCCGATTGAAAATTCTATTGACGGAAGTATCAACACAACTTTGGATACTCTTGCTTTTGATGTGGATTTATATATAACAGGTGAATACATTCTTCATATAAGCGAAAATCTTATGGTTAAAAAAGGTGTAAAGAAAGAGGATATAAAAATTATCACTTCCCACCCTCAACCGATAGGACAGTGTTCAAAATTATTGTCACACGAATTTGCGGATGTGAAAATTGAATTTGCCGATTCAACTGCGTCTGCGGCAAAACGTGTAAAAGAATCGGACGGCTCTGTGGCGTGTATCGGCTCACCGAACAGTGCAAAAATTTATGACCTTGATATTTTGTGTCACGACTGCGGTGACGACGCAAATAATTCAACTCGATTTGTTATTATTGAAAAAACACCGAATAAGACAGTTACAGGTCACGATAAGTCATCAATCGTATTTGCGATTGATAATAAACCGGGCAGCTTGTACAGTGCGATTGAGCTTTTGGCGAAGTCCGGAATTAATATGACTAAAATCGAGTCACGTCCTATGAAAAAGGAACTCGGTAAGTATGTGTTCTTCATTGATATTGACGGCAATATTGATGATGCGTCAATTTACTTTGCACTTGATAAAGTAAGACAGAATACATTTTTCTATAAATTTCTCGGATCATATAATTACTAA
- the aroF gene encoding 3-deoxy-7-phosphoheptulonate synthase, translating into MIIIMKESASAKEIESVEKLLAEFGFQTHPIQGEKKTVIGAIGDKRLLSMNQILTMDGVENVVPIMKPYKLASKELHKEPSVIEIGHGITVGGKQLAVFAGPCAIESQEQFTTVSKAVKASGANILRGGAFKPRSSPYSFQGLEGDGLKIMYNSGQELNMPICTEVLDTRDVELVAKYADIMQIGARNMQNFKLLREVGKCDKPILLKRGLACTMEEWLMAAEYIMSEGNEKVILCERGIRTYETATRNTFDLSAIPVSKELSHLPIIADPSHATGTYKYVPAIAKGAIAAGADGLMIEVHNCPEKAASDGAQSLTPEKFDKLMKELDPIAKAVNKILL; encoded by the coding sequence ATGATTATTATTATGAAAGAATCCGCATCGGCAAAGGAAATCGAGAGTGTTGAAAAACTACTTGCCGAGTTCGGATTCCAAACGCACCCTATTCAAGGCGAAAAGAAAACAGTTATCGGCGCAATCGGCGACAAGCGTCTTTTAAGTATGAATCAAATTCTTACTATGGACGGTGTTGAAAACGTTGTTCCGATTATGAAACCATATAAACTTGCATCTAAGGAGCTTCACAAAGAACCGTCAGTTATCGAAATCGGTCACGGAATAACAGTCGGTGGCAAGCAGCTTGCAGTATTTGCAGGTCCTTGCGCAATCGAAAGCCAGGAACAGTTCACAACTGTATCAAAGGCTGTTAAGGCCTCGGGTGCAAACATTCTTCGCGGCGGTGCGTTCAAGCCTCGTTCATCACCATATTCATTCCAAGGTCTTGAGGGTGACGGCTTGAAGATTATGTACAACAGCGGTCAGGAACTTAATATGCCTATCTGTACTGAAGTACTTGATACAAGAGATGTTGAACTTGTTGCAAAGTATGCTGATATTATGCAAATCGGTGCAAGAAATATGCAGAACTTCAAACTTCTTCGCGAAGTCGGTAAGTGCGACAAGCCTATACTTCTAAAGAGAGGTCTTGCTTGTACTATGGAAGAGTGGCTAATGGCTGCCGAATATATTATGTCTGAGGGTAATGAAAAGGTAATCCTTTGCGAAAGAGGTATCAGAACATACGAAACTGCTACAAGAAATACATTTGACCTTTCGGCAATTCCTGTTTCAAAGGAACTTTCTCATCTTCCTATTATTGCCGATCCGAGCCATGCAACAGGTACATATAAGTATGTTCCGGCTATTGCAAAAGGTGCTATTGCGGCAGGTGCTGACGGTCTTATGATTGAAGTTCATAACTGCCCTGAAAAGGCTGCGTCAGACGGCGCTCAATCGCTTACACCTGAAAAGTTTGACAAGCTTATGAAGGAGCTTGATCCAATCGCGAAGGCAGTAAATAAGATTCTATTATAA
- a CDS encoding TfoX/Sxy family protein, translating into MASSKEFLEYILEQLSELEEIAYRAMMGEYIIYYKGRIAGGIYDDRLLIKPVKSAIDYVSDIRYEVPYEGAKEMILIEEVDNKEYLTELFKAIYDDLPTPKKKK; encoded by the coding sequence ATGGCATCGAGTAAAGAATTTTTAGAATACATATTAGAGCAATTATCGGAGTTAGAGGAAATAGCGTACAGGGCGATGATGGGGGAGTACATTATTTACTACAAAGGCAGAATTGCCGGCGGAATATATGATGACCGACTGCTTATAAAACCTGTTAAATCGGCTATTGACTATGTTTCTGACATTCGGTACGAAGTACCTTATGAGGGTGCGAAAGAAATGATTTTAATAGAAGAAGTTGACAACAAAGAATATTTAACCGAATTATTTAAGGCGATATATGACGACTTACCGACACCGAAAAAGAAAAAATAA